The following are encoded in a window of Candidatus Campbellbacteria bacterium genomic DNA:
- a CDS encoding transketolase C-terminal domain-containing protein yields MIREEQKLVENIFNIEEIEQVPTRNGFGDGLAEVGDRDESVVAVCADLAGSTRTEKFRQKFPDRYIEAGVAEQNMAALASGLANYGKIPYIASYAAFSPGRNNEQIRTTISLNNVPVKIVGAHSGVSVGPDGATHQALEDIALMRVQPNMKVIVPADAEEARKATHVAYETNSPVYIRLTREKTPLFTTHDSPFEFGKANVLFDPDEAEVTIFTCGPLTYNALFAAHELEEEGIRVAVVNVHTVKPLDEETILSFAERTNAVVSVEEHQVAGGLGSAISEFLSQRHPSPQEFVGVFDRFGQSGEPEELIEHYGMDVGSIKEAVRKVISRKQ; encoded by the coding sequence ATGATAAGAGAAGAACAAAAATTGGTTGAGAACATTTTCAACATAGAGGAGATCGAGCAAGTACCAACTCGTAACGGTTTTGGAGACGGCTTGGCGGAAGTGGGCGATCGTGACGAAAGCGTGGTGGCTGTTTGTGCTGATCTGGCTGGGTCAACGCGCACCGAGAAATTCAGGCAGAAATTTCCGGATCGCTATATAGAAGCCGGAGTAGCAGAGCAGAATATGGCTGCTCTAGCGTCCGGTTTAGCTAATTATGGAAAGATACCTTATATTGCCTCATACGCGGCGTTCAGTCCCGGGCGAAATAATGAACAAATTCGTACAACGATCTCGCTTAATAACGTACCAGTTAAGATCGTCGGAGCTCATTCTGGCGTCTCTGTGGGGCCAGACGGCGCAACACATCAAGCGCTTGAAGACATTGCTCTTATGCGTGTTCAGCCCAATATGAAGGTCATAGTACCAGCTGATGCTGAGGAAGCCAGGAAGGCAACCCACGTGGCCTATGAAACCAACTCCCCGGTGTATATTCGTCTCACGCGGGAGAAAACGCCCTTGTTTACCACACACGATTCGCCGTTTGAATTTGGAAAAGCGAATGTACTATTTGATCCTGACGAAGCCGAGGTTACTATTTTTACCTGCGGTCCTTTGACCTACAATGCTTTGTTTGCCGCACATGAATTGGAAGAAGAGGGGATTAGAGTTGCTGTTGTAAATGTCCATACCGTAAAGCCCTTGGACGAAGAAACAATTCTCAGTTTTGCCGAAAGAACTAACGCTGTCGTGTCTGTAGAAGAACACCAAGTTGCGGGAGGTCTAGGTTCTGCGATCTCGGAATTCTTATCGCAGCGCCACCCTTCTCCTCAAGAGTTTGTCGGAGTATTTGATAGATTTGGACAATCGGGAGAACCAGAAGAATTGATCGAGCATTATGGTATGGATGTCGGCTCTATTAAAGAAGCGGTAAGGAAGGTTATCTCAAGAAAACAATAA
- a CDS encoding transketolase, whose amino-acid sequence MPHLSDEKVHSLEKKANEIRQTIIEMLTEAGSGHTAGPLGMTDIFTSFYFHILNHRPEDPEWEDRDRLILSNGHIVPVRYAAMAHAGYFPLEEVNTLRKLGSRLQGHPEREKMLSLESTSGPLGSGLSQASGIAYAARMDKKNFRTYCLMSDGELQAGNTWEAAMFAGANALSNLTGVIDRNNIQINGMTEEVMPLEPLREKFESFNWHVIEVDGHNIEEFVNAIEQAKAIYERPTMVLAHTIPGKGIKSMEFDHEWHGKPPSKEESEKFLEELREINI is encoded by the coding sequence ATGCCACACCTTTCAGATGAAAAAGTTCATTCTTTAGAAAAAAAGGCAAACGAGATCAGGCAGACCATAATTGAAATGCTGACTGAAGCCGGTTCTGGCCATACTGCTGGTCCGTTGGGTATGACTGACATATTTACCTCGTTTTATTTTCATATTTTAAATCACAGACCCGAAGACCCCGAGTGGGAGGATCGTGATCGCTTAATTCTTTCTAACGGGCATATAGTACCGGTTAGGTATGCTGCTATGGCGCACGCCGGATATTTTCCTTTGGAAGAAGTTAACACTTTGAGAAAATTAGGTTCAAGATTGCAGGGTCACCCTGAACGAGAAAAAATGCTCTCACTTGAGAGTACTTCGGGCCCTCTTGGTTCGGGCCTTTCACAGGCTTCGGGGATCGCATATGCAGCCAGAATGGATAAAAAAAATTTCCGAACCTACTGTTTGATGTCGGACGGAGAATTGCAAGCGGGAAATACATGGGAAGCAGCTATGTTTGCGGGAGCTAACGCGCTTTCTAACTTAACCGGAGTGATCGATAGAAATAATATCCAAATAAACGGCATGACCGAAGAGGTAATGCCTCTTGAGCCTCTGAGAGAAAAGTTTGAATCATTTAATTGGCACGTTATTGAGGTAGACGGGCATAACATAGAAGAGTTTGTTAACGCGATAGAGCAAGCCAAGGCAATTTATGAGAGACCTACTATGGTTCTTGCGCACACCATCCCGGGCAAAGGCATTAAGAGTATGGAGTTTGACCACGAATGGCACGGCAAGCCTCCGTCCAAGGAAGAATCTGAGAAGTTCTTAGAGGAGCTACGAGAGATTAATATTTAA
- a CDS encoding RpiB/LacA/LacB family sugar-phosphate isomerase gives MKIFLATDHAGFKTKEEVKSHLSSLGYEVEDCGAYELNPDDDYPDFISKAAEEVSKEPDTNRAVIFGGSGQGEAIVANKFKGVRAAVFYGGEDKGKIVTLSREHNDANIISLGARFITIEEAKRIVEIWLDEPFSGEDRHKRRIEKITKIENEHD, from the coding sequence ATGAAAATATTTTTGGCCACGGATCACGCGGGATTTAAAACAAAGGAAGAGGTAAAGAGCCACCTGAGTTCATTGGGCTATGAGGTAGAGGACTGTGGAGCATACGAGCTAAATCCAGATGATGACTATCCTGATTTTATCAGCAAGGCAGCAGAAGAGGTTTCGAAGGAACCTGATACTAATAGAGCGGTAATTTTTGGTGGCTCCGGACAAGGAGAGGCTATTGTTGCAAATAAGTTCAAGGGGGTTAGAGCAGCTGTGTTCTATGGCGGAGAAGATAAAGGGAAAATAGTAACCCTTTCACGTGAGCACAATGACGCAAATATCATTTCCTTGGGAGCTAGGTTTATCACTATTGAAGAAGCAAAGCGTATAGTAGAAATTTGGCTTGATGAACCTTTTTCAGGCGAAGATAGACATAAACGCAGGATAGAGAAAATAACAAAAATTGAAAACGAACATGACTGA